Proteins from a single region of Helicobacter sp. 'house sparrow 1':
- the aroQ gene encoding type II 3-dehydroquinate dehydratase has translation MKILVIQGPNLNILGHRDPRIYGPITLEQIHSNMQEFAKQNKFDIDFFQSNFEGEIIDKIQECIGGEYQGIIINPGAYSHTSIAIADAIASAGVPVIEVHLSNIFAREEFRRNSYTGAASAGVITGFGAFGYHLALISILQILNEIQAVKEAQAKQQNN, from the coding sequence ATGAAAATCCTAGTTATACAGGGGCCAAACTTAAATATTCTAGGACATAGAGATCCAAGAATCTATGGACCAATAACGCTTGAGCAAATTCACTCAAATATGCAAGAGTTTGCAAAACAAAACAAGTTTGATATTGATTTTTTTCAAAGCAATTTTGAGGGCGAGATTATTGATAAAATTCAAGAATGTATTGGGGGAGAATATCAGGGGATCATCATCAATCCTGGTGCATACTCTCACACCTCTATTGCAATTGCTGATGCTATTGCTTCTGCTGGTGTTCCTGTAATTGAGGTTCATTTAAGCAATATTTTTGCTAGAGAAGAATTCAGAAGAAATAGCTACACTGGTGCTGCTTCTGCCGGTGTTATTACAGGTTTTGGAGCTTTTGGCTACCATCTTGCTTTAATTTCAATCTTACAAATTCTCAATGAAATTCAAGCAGTTAAAGAGGCTCAAGCCAAACAACAAAACAACTAG
- a CDS encoding MotE family protein, producing the protein MKKKIFLALILSYLYAEETQEESSKLIQCNAIFEAKKSEIIQQIQTLEEKKQSLEMLQKASEDLFNQREKKLQDKEEELKQKTQALNDKEILLQTKQKEAEERVKKILAKNEDILRQIRDETESKVAQTYSKMKDSKAAAILSDLSLSEAANILFYLKPQEIGKILAKMEPKKAALLTETLKKGPPFEEKKQEVKKQEVQEEHIMSIPDGEQKKPLI; encoded by the coding sequence ATGAAAAAGAAAATATTTCTGGCTCTTATACTCAGCTATCTTTATGCAGAAGAAACACAAGAGGAAAGCTCAAAGCTTATACAGTGTAATGCAATCTTTGAAGCAAAAAAATCAGAAATTATTCAACAAATCCAAACCCTTGAAGAAAAAAAACAATCTTTAGAAATGCTACAAAAAGCAAGCGAGGACTTATTTAATCAACGAGAAAAAAAACTTCAAGATAAAGAAGAAGAATTAAAACAAAAAACCCAAGCCTTAAATGACAAGGAAATTCTTTTACAAACAAAACAAAAAGAAGCTGAAGAAAGGGTAAAAAAAATTTTGGCAAAAAATGAGGATATATTAAGACAAATCCGCGATGAAACAGAGAGCAAGGTTGCGCAAACCTACTCTAAAATGAAAGATTCAAAAGCTGCAGCAATTTTAAGTGATCTTAGCCTTAGTGAGGCTGCCAATATTCTTTTTTATCTTAAGCCACAAGAAATTGGAAAAATTCTGGCAAAAATGGAGCCTAAAAAAGCAGCATTATTAACAGAAACCCTTAAAAAGGGTCCTCCATTTGAGGAAAAAAAGCAAGAAGTTAAAAAACAAGAAGTGCAGGAGGAGCATATTATGAGCATTCCTGATGGGGAACAAAAAAAACCTCTCATTTAA
- a CDS encoding flagellar export protein FliJ: MKTSFYPLIKIKKQELEQKEMEIAQINHLIAHKFDEIAQFQSQMKEFSIPHSGNFQDFKVLQEYKNAFLFQIDSMHAEISNLKQTKRELEQAYQKIYIEYEKLNYIHTSEQKRRINEIKKQHTKHIDEVSTMLFTFNKDKK; the protein is encoded by the coding sequence ATGAAAACATCATTTTATCCTCTTATCAAAATAAAAAAACAAGAACTAGAACAAAAAGAAATGGAAATTGCCCAAATCAATCATCTTATTGCACATAAATTTGATGAAATTGCGCAATTTCAATCTCAAATGAAGGAATTTAGTATTCCACATTCTGGAAATTTTCAAGATTTTAAAGTTTTGCAAGAATATAAAAATGCATTTTTATTTCAAATAGATTCAATGCACGCTGAAATCTCAAATCTCAAGCAAACAAAAAGGGAGCTTGAGCAAGCTTATCAAAAAATTTATATAGAATATGAAAAGCTAAATTATATACACACATCAGAACAAAAAAGAAGAATTAATGAAATCAAAAAACAGCATACAAAACATATCGATGAAGTGAGTACAATGTTATTTACTTTCAATAAGGATAAAAAATGA
- a CDS encoding adenylosuccinate synthase, which produces MADLIVGIQWGDEGKGKIVDKLAKEYDYVVRYQGGHNAGHTIVVDDKKYALHLMPSGILYPQCKNIIGNGVVVSLEALTKEMQQYQNLDGRFFISDRAHIITPYHQILDSAKENILKEAIGTTKKGIGPAYSDKVSRSGFRIGDLNNLDIFYQKLQDYYEGIKSLESIYNITFPSPDSVFKQIQQLSPSILPFITDTTKLLWDGIDQGKKILLEGAQGSMLDIDHGTYPFVTSSTTISAGASSGTGIPPKEFHHIIGVAKAYCTRVGNGPFPTEENSPIGDLICQKGHEFGTTTGRKRRCGWLDAVALKYACKINGCTSLALMKLDVLDHFEEVKICTHYELDGQIIDYVPSNMQNIKPIYKTLEGWGDTLGIRDFNLLPAKAQDYIRTLEEIIGVKVSLISTSPQRDDIIFL; this is translated from the coding sequence ATGGCAGATTTAATTGTTGGGATCCAATGGGGTGATGAAGGTAAGGGAAAAATTGTTGATAAATTAGCAAAAGAATATGACTATGTTGTAAGATATCAAGGTGGTCATAATGCTGGACATACTATTGTGGTGGATGATAAAAAATATGCTCTACATTTAATGCCATCAGGTATTCTTTATCCTCAATGCAAAAATATTATTGGAAATGGTGTTGTAGTATCTCTTGAAGCTCTTACAAAAGAAATGCAACAATATCAAAATCTTGATGGTAGATTTTTTATTAGCGATCGTGCCCATATTATTACCCCTTATCATCAAATCTTAGATTCTGCTAAAGAGAATATTTTAAAAGAAGCTATAGGAACCACAAAAAAAGGTATTGGGCCTGCTTATAGTGACAAAGTTTCAAGATCTGGTTTTAGAATAGGAGATCTAAATAATCTTGATATTTTCTACCAAAAACTTCAAGATTATTATGAGGGCATTAAATCTTTAGAGAGTATTTATAACATCACCTTTCCAAGCCCTGATAGTGTTTTCAAACAAATACAACAATTAAGCCCATCTATTCTTCCTTTTATCACAGATACTACAAAACTTCTGTGGGATGGAATTGATCAAGGAAAAAAGATTCTATTAGAGGGGGCTCAAGGGAGTATGCTTGATATTGATCATGGAACCTATCCTTTTGTAACCAGTTCTACCACAATTTCTGCTGGTGCAAGCAGTGGAACAGGCATTCCTCCAAAAGAATTTCATCATATTATTGGTGTAGCAAAAGCTTATTGCACAAGAGTAGGCAATGGTCCATTCCCAACTGAAGAAAACTCACCAATAGGAGATCTGATCTGTCAAAAAGGACATGAATTTGGAACGACCACAGGAAGAAAGCGACGCTGTGGATGGCTTGATGCAGTCGCACTAAAATATGCTTGCAAAATCAATGGTTGTACAAGTTTAGCATTGATGAAATTAGATGTTTTAGATCATTTTGAAGAAGTAAAAATTTGCACACATTATGAACTTGATGGCCAAATCATTGACTATGTACCAAGCAATATGCAAAACATTAAACCAATTTATAAAACTCTTGAGGGCTGGGGAGATACTCTAGGCATCAGAGATTTTAACCTCCTCCCTGCCAAAGCTCAAGATTATATCCGCACCCTAGAGGAAATTATTGGTGTTAAAGTTTCTCTTATTTCCACCTCACCTCAAAGAGATGATATTATTTTTTTATGA
- a CDS encoding ribose-phosphate pyrophosphokinase, giving the protein MKGFKIFSGTAHTEFSKELAKYLDGVVSKANISRFSDGEISVQISESVRGKDIFIIQPTCAPTNDNLMELLVMTDAFKRSSANSINAVIPYFGYARQDRKAAPRVPITAKLVANLMQSAGINRIITMDLHAGQIQGFFDIPVDNLYGSIIFRDYIRSKNFNNPIIASPDIGGVSRARYFADQLHLDLVIVDKKREKANESEVMNIIGDVEGKDVILVDDMIDTAGTMCKAAHVLKSRGANSVMALGTHPVLSGPAIQRIQESVLDEVVVSNSIPLKNSCSKITVLSVAPLFAEVIRRIHYNESVNSLFI; this is encoded by the coding sequence ATGAAGGGTTTTAAAATTTTCAGTGGGACTGCCCATACAGAGTTTAGTAAAGAGCTAGCCAAATATCTTGATGGCGTTGTCTCAAAGGCAAATATAAGTCGTTTTAGTGATGGAGAAATCAGTGTTCAAATTTCAGAATCTGTGCGTGGTAAAGATATTTTTATCATTCAACCAACCTGTGCTCCAACAAATGACAATCTAATGGAATTGCTAGTCATGACAGATGCATTTAAAAGAAGTTCTGCTAATTCCATTAATGCTGTTATTCCTTATTTTGGATATGCAAGACAAGATAGAAAGGCTGCACCAAGAGTTCCAATTACAGCAAAGTTAGTTGCAAACTTAATGCAGAGTGCTGGTATTAATCGCATCATTACTATGGATCTACACGCAGGACAGATTCAAGGTTTCTTTGATATCCCAGTAGATAATCTTTATGGCTCTATTATTTTTAGAGATTATATTCGCTCAAAAAACTTTAACAATCCAATTATTGCAAGTCCAGATATTGGAGGCGTATCAAGAGCAAGATATTTTGCAGATCAACTGCACCTAGATCTAGTCATTGTAGATAAAAAACGAGAAAAGGCAAATGAAAGCGAGGTGATGAATATTATTGGAGATGTTGAGGGTAAAGATGTTATCTTGGTTGATGATATGATTGATACAGCTGGGACTATGTGCAAGGCTGCCCATGTATTAAAATCTAGAGGAGCAAATTCTGTAATGGCTCTTGGAACCCATCCTGTTTTAAGTGGTCCTGCTATCCAAAGAATCCAAGAGAGTGTTTTAGATGAGGTTGTAGTCAGCAATTCCATTCCCCTTAAAAATTCTTGTTCAAAAATTACTGTGCTTAGCGTTGCTCCATTATTTGCTGAAGTTATTCGCAGAATCCACTACAATGAAAGCGTTAATTCTCTTTTTATCTAG